One Candidatus Methylomirabilis limnetica genomic region harbors:
- a CDS encoding restriction endonuclease subunit S — protein sequence MKKTGNVWMNELPFTWELVSLKRVSEIQGGLTLGKVYEGPLIERPYLRVANVQDGHLNLQDVTTIEVPEEVAHRVELRPGDVLMTEGGDLDKLGRGTVWSGEIPNCLHQNHIFAIRCFKHKLLSAFLAYLTASRFGRDYFEATGKRTTNLASTNSTKVGLFPIPRPSIEEQRAICKYLDNKLNDVTQIVNGIEGQIATLTAYRKSLIHECVTGQRRIVEADINRVKTHG from the coding sequence TTGAAAAAGACAGGCAATGTGTGGATGAACGAGTTGCCCTTTACTTGGGAGTTGGTGAGCCTCAAACGAGTGTCAGAAATTCAGGGCGGACTAACACTCGGCAAGGTATACGAAGGCCCACTCATCGAGCGGCCATATTTACGAGTTGCCAATGTCCAAGACGGGCACCTCAACCTGCAAGATGTAACAACCATTGAGGTGCCGGAGGAAGTCGCGCATCGTGTGGAGCTCCGCCCTGGGGACGTTCTGATGACCGAAGGTGGTGATCTTGACAAGCTTGGCAGGGGAACAGTTTGGAGCGGAGAGATCCCTAACTGCCTGCACCAGAACCACATCTTTGCAATCCGCTGCTTCAAGCATAAGCTGCTGTCGGCCTTTCTTGCCTACCTGACTGCATCCCGATTCGGTCGCGATTATTTCGAGGCCACTGGAAAGCGAACAACCAACTTGGCTAGCACCAATTCGACAAAGGTCGGCCTGTTCCCAATCCCGCGACCGTCAATTGAGGAGCAACGCGCGATTTGCAAATATCTCGACAATAAGCTCAATGACGTTACTCAGATCGTGAATGGCATTGAAGGCCAAATTGCCACCCTCACTGCCTATCGCAAGTCGCTAATTCACGAATGCGTCACCGGCCAGCGGCGGATCGTGGAGGCGGACATCAACCGGGTCAAAACCCATGGCTAA